The following coding sequences lie in one Steroidobacter denitrificans genomic window:
- a CDS encoding O-antigen ligase family protein, with translation MSAITYKSKRREGISLIPKYSCVPRILFYVFLFYTLFLYLQGGVRFPFLGQIRFEMLMGLVLGPTALTLFLRRKDKDTGSVLAWSVALLSVMLVMVLLSQYVAYSWDVMWNRTIKFSIFGLCIASFITTPKDLRWFFGAFLLAFLKMGQEGFVGSLDGSLIWYNQEIPRLHGATPNYMHPNSFSGTQLGTLPYLYYFFPLLPWYGQVILGVQSIFCGNVILRTGSRTGYLAFIVAILAIVWLSKKRLRSIFVMCALLLMSVPFISEDYLGRFESIFEDESQAGEDTSIGQRKEILNDAIDVFVRYPWGIGVGAFPLVRTELFGRFQDTHNLYLEVLTNIGIQGGVIFFGFLLCIWRVLRGIQRDTTEQIESLSDVEKNSLVSSHASDLKFLLAASKATWTFLVIRLALGAFGMDLYEVYWWFLAGVTVAMVRINKVARDKTSHFIATCVTSKTRE, from the coding sequence GTGAGCGCGATAACATACAAGTCAAAGCGTCGCGAGGGTATATCGCTAATTCCAAAATATTCATGCGTTCCGCGCATACTATTTTATGTATTTTTATTTTACACATTGTTTCTGTATTTGCAGGGCGGTGTGCGATTTCCATTCCTCGGTCAGATCAGATTTGAAATGTTAATGGGGCTGGTTCTCGGTCCCACTGCACTTACATTATTCCTGCGCAGAAAAGATAAAGATACAGGAAGCGTCTTGGCTTGGTCCGTAGCATTGCTAAGTGTCATGCTGGTAATGGTTCTGCTTTCCCAATATGTGGCTTACTCTTGGGACGTGATGTGGAATCGAACAATCAAGTTCTCGATATTTGGGCTTTGTATCGCTAGTTTTATTACTACACCTAAAGATCTGCGATGGTTCTTCGGTGCCTTCTTATTGGCTTTTCTAAAGATGGGTCAAGAAGGATTCGTTGGATCACTCGACGGTAGTTTGATCTGGTACAACCAGGAAATTCCACGATTGCATGGAGCAACTCCTAACTACATGCATCCAAATTCATTTTCGGGAACTCAGCTTGGAACATTACCCTATCTATACTATTTTTTCCCTTTGCTTCCATGGTACGGACAGGTAATTCTTGGTGTGCAATCAATTTTTTGTGGAAACGTTATATTAAGGACGGGATCGAGAACGGGATACTTGGCATTCATCGTCGCTATATTGGCTATCGTCTGGCTATCCAAGAAGCGACTCAGGTCGATTTTTGTCATGTGTGCACTGCTTCTTATGTCGGTTCCGTTTATCTCCGAAGATTATTTAGGTAGATTCGAGAGTATCTTCGAAGATGAATCCCAAGCTGGCGAGGACACTTCGATCGGGCAGCGTAAGGAAATTTTAAATGATGCTATCGATGTGTTTGTCCGGTATCCGTGGGGTATTGGGGTTGGCGCGTTTCCTCTCGTTCGCACGGAACTTTTCGGAAGATTTCAGGATACACATAATCTTTATTTGGAAGTTCTAACAAATATAGGCATTCAAGGCGGGGTGATTTTCTTCGGATTTTTGCTATGCATATGGAGGGTTCTGCGTGGCATACAGCGAGATACAACTGAGCAAATAGAAAGCCTATCAGATGTAGAGAAAAATTCACTTGTATCTTCTCATGCAAGTGATCTGAAGTTTTTATTGGCCGCTTCAAAAGCAACGTGGACTTTCCTGGTTATTCGTCTGGCGCTCGGCGCATTTGGAATGGATCTTTATGAGGTCTACTGGTGGTTCTTGGCTGGTGTCACAGTAGCAATGGTTAGGATCAATAAGGTAGCGCGAGACAAGACCAGCCATTTTATTGCTACATGTGTGACGAGTAAGACTCGTGAATAG
- a CDS encoding polysaccharide deacetylase family protein encodes MAINLQFDRIKMRVWTALRKCGAKRLIDNVWNIQPIILMYHRFSEHPTLGKVSRDELRSQLAFLHSKCNVISLEELYRGLTEGVSWKTSTVAVTVDDGYQDVYDVGFPAFMEFDIPASLFVVTDFVSGRMWHWPDKIRYILSTTCKSSIEIEDAAGSTCIFIDSPEAIDSAWNHICDRCFMQSEAVRVETIASLAKSAGVRIPQEPPAGARPVTWSALNEMKSSGIYIGSHGVSHRRFTSLSTDDAVKELVKSKYELEDRLQIPVDTFAYPYGAVQDQPEGVGNLVKGAGYKMACVAYFDDSLLDDFYAVRRFGVGYDYWDFIKAADGLKRVSTVVKSRIKRQVP; translated from the coding sequence ATGGCAATTAATCTGCAATTCGATCGGATTAAGATGCGGGTATGGACAGCGCTGCGCAAGTGCGGTGCGAAACGCCTTATAGATAACGTATGGAATATCCAACCAATCATTCTGATGTATCACCGATTCAGTGAACATCCGACATTGGGAAAAGTGAGTCGCGATGAATTGCGATCACAATTAGCCTTCTTGCATTCGAAATGCAATGTAATCTCGCTTGAAGAATTATATCGTGGCCTTACGGAAGGTGTTTCCTGGAAGACGTCAACAGTAGCGGTAACCGTTGATGACGGTTACCAGGATGTCTATGATGTTGGATTCCCGGCGTTCATGGAGTTCGATATTCCTGCTTCTTTATTCGTGGTAACCGATTTTGTGTCGGGACGAATGTGGCATTGGCCAGACAAAATTCGTTACATTCTGTCCACCACATGTAAGAGTTCGATTGAGATTGAAGATGCAGCTGGGAGTACCTGCATTTTTATCGATAGTCCTGAGGCTATAGATAGCGCTTGGAATCACATATGTGATCGATGCTTTATGCAATCCGAGGCGGTCCGGGTTGAAACGATAGCATCACTGGCTAAATCGGCAGGTGTCAGAATTCCTCAAGAACCGCCGGCTGGTGCGCGGCCGGTGACGTGGTCCGCGTTAAATGAGATGAAGTCGTCAGGGATCTATATTGGCTCTCATGGCGTTTCTCATCGGCGATTTACATCGCTGTCGACCGACGATGCCGTAAAAGAGCTGGTGAAATCAAAGTATGAGCTTGAGGATAGGCTTCAGATACCCGTAGATACATTTGCGTATCCATACGGAGCAGTGCAAGACCAGCCTGAAGGCGTCGGAAATCTTGTGAAGGGTGCCGGATACAAGATGGCATGCGTAGCCTACTTTGACGACAGTTTGCTAGATGACTTCTATGCAGTTCGCCGCTTTGGTGTGGGGTACGATTACTGGGATTTCATTAAGGCTGCGGATGGCCTAAAGAGGGTCAGCACCGTGGTGAAAAGCCGGATAAAGAGACAGGTGCCCTGA
- a CDS encoding glycosyltransferase has translation MKSLGAAPAVSVVVAAYNPGRYVEAAVRSVLEQSMPDLEIIVVDDGSTDNTAAVVESFMHDPRVHLIRQKNAGQPRAKNAGLRAARGRFIAFCDADDLWVKDKLEKQLPAFDSDARIGVVYSQVATIDPEGRRTGEITGNGPSGDVIDKLFVENFVPFGSAIVRKDVLDTLGLFDEDLAMGIDWDLWLRVAVHWRFCFIREPLYLYRVWPGQMSRNWRGRYEHAFRIMKKFINNNPGLLSKRVIRRAYADSHVEHGICCAILGGLKREAALNYLYAIRTDPRFFRAWQELAKLALPSRSRSLKQNGN, from the coding sequence ATGAAATCTTTGGGTGCTGCACCTGCGGTAAGTGTCGTTGTTGCAGCCTATAACCCGGGGCGCTACGTTGAGGCAGCGGTCCGGTCTGTTCTTGAACAGAGCATGCCTGATTTAGAGATTATAGTTGTAGATGATGGGTCGACAGACAATACAGCTGCAGTTGTTGAATCTTTTATGCATGATCCCCGTGTGCATCTTATTCGTCAAAAAAATGCAGGTCAGCCTCGCGCTAAAAACGCCGGTTTGCGCGCCGCCCGGGGACGATTTATAGCGTTTTGCGATGCGGATGATCTGTGGGTCAAAGATAAACTGGAAAAGCAGTTACCTGCCTTTGATTCTGACGCCAGGATCGGGGTGGTATATAGCCAAGTTGCCACGATCGATCCAGAAGGGAGGCGTACAGGAGAGATTACAGGTAATGGTCCGAGTGGTGATGTTATCGATAAATTATTTGTCGAAAATTTCGTACCGTTCGGCTCAGCCATAGTTCGGAAAGATGTTCTGGATACGTTAGGTCTATTTGACGAAGACCTGGCGATGGGGATTGATTGGGATCTCTGGTTGCGAGTTGCTGTTCATTGGCGATTCTGTTTTATTCGAGAGCCGCTGTACTTATATAGGGTCTGGCCTGGACAGATGTCAAGAAACTGGCGCGGACGATACGAGCATGCATTTCGAATAATGAAAAAATTTATAAATAATAATCCTGGTTTGCTTTCGAAACGGGTGATTCGACGGGCATACGCGGATTCTCATGTCGAGCACGGTATTTGCTGCGCAATACTGGGGGGGTTAAAACGCGAAGCAGCTTTGAACTATTTGTATGCGATTCGTACTGATCCTAGGTTTTTTCGTGCCTGGCAAGAGCTTGCAAAGCTAGCTCTTCCATCTCGATCCAGGAGTTTGAAGCAGAATGGCAATTAA
- a CDS encoding phenylacetate--CoA ligase family protein — protein sequence MMEALSKHVFYPLWDIRERADRLAELKRLEKSQYWSPERLRELQINRLQSIVQHAFKSCPFYANFYRDLNLRIEDIADLRKLPLVSKSDVREGLNDFLSKSFGKETIYESRTGGSTGRALTLYFDKRCQEHRNAAAMRSDRWAGRDLGTKTAGIWGNPPRTAGFKDWVRSSFLNRLVYLDTMAINEQSVCNFVSMWKRQRPKVIFGHSHSIYMLARYLENLGVEEVRPVGIIATSMMLLDHERSVIEQVMGCKVSNRYGCEEVGLISAECPEHRKMHVNSEHVIVELLRRDGQPALPGEEAEVVVTDLINYTMPLIRYRVEDMAVGVEGVCDCGRGLPMIDKIIGRVADFLQKADGTLVAGVSLVERTLTDIKGLDQMQLIQELRDELQVNIVPGRLYTPQSKVLLHDELKRVFGDVMRIQINELSSLPQEKTGKYRFSINKVMQS from the coding sequence ATGATGGAGGCACTTTCAAAACATGTGTTCTACCCATTGTGGGATATCAGAGAACGTGCTGACCGACTGGCAGAGTTAAAGCGCCTGGAAAAATCCCAGTATTGGTCACCTGAGCGGCTTAGAGAGCTACAAATCAATCGTCTCCAATCCATCGTTCAGCATGCTTTCAAAAGCTGTCCGTTCTACGCAAATTTCTATCGAGATCTAAACTTACGTATTGAAGATATAGCAGATCTACGTAAATTGCCGCTTGTATCAAAAAGTGATGTACGCGAGGGGCTGAATGATTTCTTGTCGAAGTCGTTCGGGAAAGAAACGATCTATGAATCACGTACAGGAGGTTCTACTGGGCGAGCTCTGACTCTATATTTTGATAAAAGATGTCAAGAGCATAGAAATGCAGCAGCTATGCGGAGTGACCGTTGGGCAGGCCGCGACCTGGGTACGAAGACAGCTGGAATTTGGGGAAATCCACCTCGGACGGCAGGATTTAAAGATTGGGTGCGAAGCTCCTTTCTGAACAGGCTCGTATATCTCGATACGATGGCAATTAATGAACAATCGGTATGCAACTTCGTATCAATGTGGAAAAGGCAGCGTCCGAAAGTAATTTTCGGGCATTCACATTCGATATACATGTTAGCGCGCTACCTGGAGAATTTAGGAGTAGAAGAGGTAAGGCCTGTTGGGATCATCGCGACCTCTATGATGTTGCTTGATCATGAGCGCTCGGTCATCGAGCAGGTGATGGGCTGCAAGGTAAGCAATCGATATGGATGTGAGGAAGTTGGACTAATTTCGGCAGAGTGTCCAGAGCACCGAAAGATGCATGTCAACAGCGAGCATGTCATTGTCGAACTCCTCCGACGAGATGGGCAGCCTGCGCTGCCTGGTGAAGAAGCCGAAGTCGTAGTCACGGACCTCATAAATTACACCATGCCTCTGATACGGTATCGCGTCGAAGATATGGCGGTAGGTGTGGAAGGTGTCTGTGATTGCGGTCGAGGGCTTCCTATGATTGATAAAATCATTGGAAGAGTAGCGGATTTTTTGCAGAAGGCCGATGGAACACTAGTAGCTGGTGTTTCGCTTGTTGAGCGCACCCTGACAGATATCAAGGGCCTCGATCAGATGCAGCTTATCCAGGAATTACGAGATGAGTTACAGGTAAATATTGTTCCGGGACGGTTGTACACTCCTCAGTCAAAAGTGTTACTGCATGATGAATTGAAGAGAGTGTTCGGCGATGTAATGAGAATCCAAATTAACGAGCTCAGCTCGTTGCCTCAGGAGAAAACTGGAAAGTATAGATTTTCTATAAACAAGGTAATGCAATCATGA
- a CDS encoding glycosyltransferase — protein MAAEGGMSRPSEKLKLLYILDAFTDPQAGTEGQFWLLFNQLDRSQVDPAIVLLRPSVWLLEHVKDAPIRVLNVHSLRSPGGLWRILKIVRWARREGYRIAHIFFNDSAIVFPPLLKLAGIKVIVSRRDLGFWYTKANLKLLRFNRRFVDTVIANALAVKSVVESREDYPEKKIRVIYNGLRRDRLSPDDALRRSLGIPENAPILIVVANLRPLKRIDDVINALAKRGNGKQDAHLIVIGEDRPGRDGPSHKAELKSLAASLKISQQLHMIGQIEDPMPILSLANICLLCSETEGLSNAIIEYMLAGKPVVCTNAGGNSELVKHKKNGFVVPIGDVDSIAGAIDGLLADPILMQQMGQASFVRALSMFNPAEMVRHHMDLYLQLHAVTT, from the coding sequence GTGGCAGCCGAGGGTGGGATGAGCCGGCCGTCGGAGAAGCTCAAGCTGCTGTACATCCTGGACGCCTTTACCGATCCTCAGGCGGGCACGGAAGGACAGTTCTGGCTGTTGTTCAATCAGCTGGATCGCAGCCAGGTGGACCCCGCGATCGTGCTGTTGCGGCCTTCTGTCTGGCTGCTGGAACACGTCAAGGACGCACCGATACGAGTGCTGAACGTGCACAGTCTGCGTAGCCCCGGCGGGCTGTGGCGCATCCTGAAGATCGTGCGTTGGGCACGTCGAGAAGGCTACCGTATCGCGCATATTTTTTTCAACGACAGTGCGATCGTGTTTCCGCCGCTGCTGAAGCTGGCAGGTATCAAAGTGATCGTATCTCGTCGCGATCTGGGGTTCTGGTATACGAAGGCTAATCTGAAGCTGTTACGATTCAACCGGCGATTCGTAGATACGGTTATTGCTAACGCTCTCGCGGTTAAATCAGTTGTCGAAAGTCGGGAGGATTATCCCGAAAAAAAAATACGCGTCATCTATAACGGTCTCAGACGAGATCGCCTTAGCCCTGATGATGCTCTTAGAAGGTCGTTAGGAATTCCAGAGAACGCTCCTATACTTATCGTCGTTGCTAATTTGCGACCGCTGAAGCGCATTGACGATGTGATCAATGCATTAGCGAAGCGAGGAAATGGTAAGCAAGACGCGCATCTTATCGTGATCGGCGAGGATCGTCCTGGACGCGATGGTCCTTCACATAAGGCAGAGTTGAAGTCCCTTGCGGCTTCACTCAAGATTTCTCAACAACTCCATATGATCGGCCAGATAGAAGATCCCATGCCGATATTATCCTTAGCAAATATCTGCTTGTTGTGTTCTGAGACTGAAGGTCTCTCTAATGCGATCATCGAGTACATGCTGGCTGGTAAGCCCGTCGTATGTACCAATGCGGGAGGAAATTCGGAGTTAGTGAAGCACAAAAAAAATGGATTCGTAGTTCCTATAGGCGATGTGGATTCTATCGCCGGTGCCATAGATGGTTTACTGGCCGATCCGATTTTGATGCAACAGATGGGGCAAGCTTCTTTTGTACGTGCACTTAGTATGTTTAATCCAGCCGAAATGGTGAGGCATCACATGGATCTATATCTGCAACTTCACGCAGTGACGACATAG
- a CDS encoding glycosyltransferase family 2 protein translates to MLEWIFWIVLLLGVYPYVLYPIAVGLAGRIRARPVAARDDHWPKVTVITAAFNEAAHIEATVRNKLEQDYPREQLDVIVVSDESVDGTDEIVARIASEDDRLRLIRQVPRQGKTAGLNLAIPAARGDVVVFSDANSIYRPDTIRKLVRNFADAEIGYVTGRMIYVNPDGSMVGDGCSAFMRYENALREAETRIGSVVGVDGGVDAVRRSLYRPMRADQLPDFVLPLSVVEQGYRVVFEPQAQLAEDALSTGGSEYRMRVRVALRALWALWDKRALLNPLRSGIFAWQLWSHKLLRYLSFLPLAAAVILNWWLLPAGWVYRVGAAGQIIFALFVLASLTGPRVIGQSALGRYCFYFALLNWASAVAFIRFLRGQKQVLWQPRVG, encoded by the coding sequence ATGCTCGAATGGATCTTCTGGATTGTATTGCTGCTGGGCGTATACCCCTACGTCCTGTACCCGATAGCGGTCGGGCTGGCGGGGCGAATTCGTGCCCGGCCCGTTGCCGCCCGCGATGACCATTGGCCGAAAGTCACGGTGATCACGGCGGCCTTCAACGAGGCGGCTCACATCGAAGCGACGGTTCGCAACAAGCTCGAGCAGGACTATCCGCGAGAGCAGCTCGATGTCATCGTCGTATCCGACGAATCCGTGGACGGCACGGATGAAATCGTGGCGCGCATCGCGTCCGAGGATGATCGGCTACGGCTGATTCGCCAGGTTCCGCGCCAGGGGAAGACCGCCGGTCTGAATCTGGCGATTCCGGCGGCGCGCGGTGACGTGGTGGTTTTTTCGGATGCGAACTCCATCTATCGCCCGGACACGATTCGCAAGCTGGTACGCAACTTTGCCGACGCCGAGATCGGCTATGTCACCGGCCGGATGATCTATGTGAATCCCGACGGTTCCATGGTCGGGGACGGCTGCAGCGCGTTCATGCGCTATGAGAATGCGTTGCGAGAGGCTGAAACCCGAATCGGCTCGGTGGTGGGTGTGGATGGCGGCGTGGACGCCGTGCGCCGCAGCCTGTATCGCCCGATGCGGGCGGATCAGCTGCCCGATTTCGTGCTGCCGCTGAGCGTGGTGGAGCAGGGCTACCGGGTGGTGTTCGAGCCGCAGGCGCAGCTTGCCGAGGATGCGCTGTCCACGGGAGGCTCGGAGTATCGTATGCGGGTACGCGTAGCCTTGCGTGCATTATGGGCCTTGTGGGACAAGAGAGCTCTGCTCAATCCGCTCCGTAGCGGGATATTCGCCTGGCAGCTCTGGTCGCACAAGCTGCTGCGGTATCTGAGTTTCCTTCCCCTGGCGGCTGCCGTGATTCTGAACTGGTGGCTGCTGCCCGCGGGGTGGGTGTATCGCGTCGGTGCAGCCGGTCAGATCATCTTTGCCCTGTTCGTTCTGGCTTCGCTGACCGGACCGCGTGTCATCGGCCAGTCCGCACTGGGCCGCTATTGTTTCTATTTCGCGCTGCTGAACTGGGCCTCCGCCGTGGCGTTCATCCGCTTCCTGCGCGGCCAGAAGCAGGTGCTGTGGCAGCCGAGGGTGGGATGA
- a CDS encoding XrtA system polysaccharide deacetylase, with the protein MSVDVEDYFHVAALSRVIRREDWSSMEYRAESSTRCLLELFAECDIKATFFILGWVAKRSPDLIRAIHGAGHEVACHGMSHELVYRQTPEVFAAETRESKDLLEQILGVKIQGYRAASWSITRQSLWALDIIHDLGFEYDSSIFPIRHDVYGIPDAPRRPELIRTPAGKQLVEFPPSTARILGTSLPVAGGGYFRLLPYWLTRWGLRQVNRDNGAFMFYLHPWEVDPAQPRIEASWFSRFRHYTNLHRTEDRLRQLIGQFPFTTVRNVLADTGLLAA; encoded by the coding sequence ATGTCGGTCGACGTGGAGGACTATTTCCACGTTGCAGCATTGTCACGCGTAATCCGGCGGGAGGATTGGTCCAGCATGGAATATCGTGCGGAGAGCAGTACGCGCTGCCTGTTGGAACTGTTCGCCGAATGCGACATCAAGGCGACATTCTTCATCCTTGGATGGGTGGCCAAGCGCAGTCCGGATCTGATTCGTGCCATCCACGGTGCAGGTCACGAGGTTGCCTGTCATGGGATGAGCCACGAACTGGTGTATCGGCAGACACCGGAAGTGTTCGCCGCCGAGACGCGCGAGTCGAAGGATCTGCTGGAACAGATCCTCGGCGTCAAGATCCAGGGCTATCGAGCGGCGAGTTGGTCCATCACCCGGCAGTCCCTATGGGCACTGGACATCATTCATGATCTGGGCTTCGAATATGATTCAAGCATCTTTCCCATTCGGCACGATGTCTATGGCATCCCGGATGCGCCCAGGAGGCCCGAGCTTATCCGTACGCCGGCAGGAAAGCAGCTGGTGGAATTTCCACCGTCGACGGCCAGAATCCTGGGGACAAGTCTGCCGGTCGCCGGCGGCGGCTACTTCCGGCTGTTGCCCTATTGGCTGACCCGATGGGGACTGCGCCAGGTCAATCGCGACAATGGCGCATTCATGTTCTACCTGCATCCCTGGGAGGTGGACCCCGCACAGCCGCGCATCGAGGCGAGCTGGTTTTCACGGTTCAGACACTACACCAACCTGCACCGGACCGAGGATCGCCTGCGGCAGCTGATCGGCCAATTCCCCTTCACGACGGTCCGGAATGTGCTGGCGGACACAGGCCTGCTGGCCGCGTGA
- a CDS encoding outer membrane beta-barrel protein, translating to MAKSNRHRGRTHWRIGAVAFGLTVGIVQAQAQDTLQAERSRRTIYALDLNAGVDYSDNVTRVLASGDEIEETIGSVGFTLMLDHEGRRVRSNVAADLAWLNYFDNTFDDEVVGYFDGDLTLELVPERIQWVFLESFGQIRTDPLSAETADNREYVNYFTTGPDFTLGLGGANFLRLSGRYSDNTYEDLAFDNTRYSGTLTLGRRLTDTNVLSINVSSDRVEFDKESINTDIDRQAAYLNYSAQGARTGLNASVGYTEVEIQGETSSGLLAELDLTRRLSPSSSVFLSAGTRFSDAGDVFRDALDRRTRFEGQLRDATLTQATDDAFEYRSFGAGYNWQRNRTTLRLGVEWSEERYERATDLDRTVVTWSTLIRRELSRTLSVSLQGRYYQQEYDASGFDDDEIEARLGGLWRLGRRMGLTFNYQYFHRKASNVTSGSTENRVGMTFVYSLGAG from the coding sequence ATGGCTAAATCAAATCGGCATCGTGGAAGGACGCACTGGCGCATCGGTGCGGTTGCGTTCGGATTGACCGTCGGCATTGTCCAGGCGCAGGCGCAAGATACGCTGCAGGCTGAAAGGTCGCGACGGACCATCTACGCCCTGGACCTCAACGCCGGCGTGGATTATTCCGACAACGTCACGCGGGTGCTGGCGAGCGGGGATGAAATCGAGGAGACCATCGGCTCGGTGGGCTTTACGCTCATGCTGGACCATGAGGGGCGGCGGGTACGATCGAATGTGGCCGCCGATCTGGCCTGGTTGAACTATTTCGACAACACCTTCGATGACGAAGTCGTAGGCTATTTCGACGGTGATCTTACGCTCGAGCTCGTACCGGAGCGCATCCAGTGGGTTTTCCTGGAAAGCTTCGGCCAGATCCGTACCGATCCCCTGTCGGCCGAGACTGCCGACAATCGCGAATATGTCAACTACTTTACCACCGGTCCCGATTTCACGCTGGGACTGGGTGGCGCCAATTTCCTGCGCCTGTCGGGACGATACTCGGACAACACCTATGAAGATCTGGCTTTCGACAATACCCGTTATAGCGGCACGTTGACTTTAGGCCGGCGGCTCACCGACACCAATGTATTGTCGATCAATGTCAGCAGCGACCGCGTCGAGTTCGATAAGGAATCGATCAATACGGATATCGATCGTCAAGCCGCCTACCTGAATTATTCCGCTCAAGGGGCACGGACCGGACTGAACGCCAGTGTCGGCTATACGGAAGTGGAAATACAGGGAGAGACTTCGAGCGGCTTGCTTGCCGAACTCGATTTGACGCGCAGGCTGTCACCTTCATCCAGCGTCTTTCTGAGCGCCGGAACACGGTTTTCCGATGCGGGAGATGTGTTCCGTGATGCACTGGATCGCCGTACTCGTTTCGAGGGGCAGTTACGCGATGCGACGCTCACGCAGGCAACGGACGATGCCTTCGAGTATCGGTCGTTCGGCGCCGGCTATAACTGGCAAAGAAACCGCACCACCTTGCGGCTCGGAGTCGAATGGTCGGAGGAGCGATACGAAAGAGCGACCGATCTCGATCGTACCGTGGTGACCTGGAGCACCCTTATCAGGCGTGAGCTCAGCCGGACGCTTTCCGTCTCGCTGCAAGGCCGCTACTACCAGCAGGAATATGATGCGTCAGGCTTCGATGACGATGAAATCGAAGCACGCCTAGGGGGACTGTGGCGATTGGGCAGAAGGATGGGACTGACATTCAACTATCAGTATTTTCACAGGAAAGCATCCAATGTGACCAGCGGCTCCACAGAAAATCGCGTAGGCATGACATTCGTATATTCCCTGGGTGCCGGCTGA
- a CDS encoding AAA family ATPase, protein MSLVEQALKKMQKAAAKASLPQSGHHPGTPVVSPTPMQSTSPLDDTARLKPIFPAGALASIDTHAAEANDDAMRLAELDQPGAALAAFLETTRMESVASAMTHDVNSTSIAERTRMRSDRVVKIDRQALRSQGLLPPEHQERTLADQYRQIKRPLIANAIGRGGAEKLPRGQLIMVASAMPGEGKTFTSVNLALSLALEKDLSVLLIDADAPKPHLNRALGVAGEPGLLELLRDESLDPETLIIPTDVPTLAMLPIGTSSETTTELLASHRMEEIMKQLAGNNPRRIIVIDSPPLLLTSESRVLAEVAGQVVLVVRANCTPQQSVLDAISHLGEDKSIGLLLNQSTDAASAGYYYGYGDSKT, encoded by the coding sequence ATGAGTCTGGTAGAACAGGCCCTCAAGAAGATGCAGAAGGCGGCTGCGAAAGCGTCACTGCCGCAGTCCGGTCACCATCCCGGCACGCCAGTGGTTTCTCCCACGCCGATGCAGAGCACCTCCCCGCTGGATGATACGGCACGGCTCAAGCCGATATTTCCGGCGGGCGCACTCGCATCGATCGATACCCATGCAGCCGAAGCGAACGACGATGCGATGCGGCTGGCGGAACTCGACCAGCCGGGGGCTGCACTTGCTGCGTTCCTGGAAACGACCCGGATGGAGAGTGTCGCGTCCGCAATGACGCATGATGTCAACTCGACCAGCATTGCCGAGCGCACTCGGATGCGCAGCGACCGAGTGGTCAAGATCGATCGTCAGGCGCTGCGCTCCCAGGGATTGCTGCCACCCGAGCACCAGGAGCGGACCCTGGCCGATCAGTATCGGCAGATCAAGCGTCCCTTGATCGCCAATGCCATCGGACGCGGCGGCGCCGAGAAATTACCGCGTGGCCAGCTCATCATGGTGGCCAGCGCCATGCCGGGGGAGGGCAAGACCTTCACCTCCGTGAACCTGGCGCTGAGTCTGGCGCTGGAGAAGGACTTGTCGGTGCTACTCATCGACGCCGATGCGCCCAAGCCTCATTTGAACCGCGCCCTCGGCGTCGCCGGCGAACCCGGTCTGCTGGAACTGTTGCGCGACGAATCGCTGGATCCGGAAACATTGATCATCCCGACCGATGTGCCGACGCTGGCCATGCTGCCGATCGGCACGAGTTCGGAGACCACCACAGAGCTGTTGGCCAGTCATCGCATGGAAGAGATCATGAAACAGCTGGCCGGCAACAATCCGAGGCGGATAATCGTGATCGATTCGCCACCCTTGCTGTTGACCAGCGAGTCGCGCGTACTGGCTGAGGTCGCCGGCCAGGTTGTCCTGGTGGTGCGGGCGAACTGTACGCCGCAGCAGTCGGTGCTCGATGCCATCAGCCATCTCGGCGAGGACAAATCGATCGGCCTGTTGCTCAATCAGAGCACGGACGCTGCCTCGGCGGGATATTACTATGGGTATGGCGATTCAAAAACGTGA